The following proteins are encoded in a genomic region of Methylobacterium tardum:
- a CDS encoding pyrroloquinoline quinone-dependent dehydrogenase — MPRSLGTAALACLVQVASFGAASAAETPWPAFGHDSSNRNFSELTQIDRDSVGRLRPAWVFQTGVTGYFQAQPVMVAGTLYVSTTQNNVAALDARTGQPIWTYTHKARTEKIFGPPSNRGLAVSGGLVFEATMDGRLIALDAKTGKIAWDKEAVRPEEGESETASGLAATLGGKPVQGSSRLGFKMPPLVAEGLVIVGVTGAGYGLHIEDEAGGLDGGAVVGIEGGYGRRGWLAAYDAMTGEERWRWYVTPSEGWEGGFAEKTADGTPLHRDIAAEKAAAPANRDAWRVGGGSLWMTPAYDADLGLIYLGTGNPAPQNFGLSRPGDNLYTMCLVALDVKTGTLRWYYQQVPHDEWGYDVAAPPFLLDLPGGAKAVASASKTGWIYVHDRATGRLIARSAPLIDQKNLFSPPTPQGTVVAPGPLGAVSWPPTAYDGRRAYVQVRHGATTYTVKTVPATAGRPEIRYTETGEARGEPSFSTLTAVDLGDGGKIAWSVRSASRLSGGTLATAGGLVFSGEEDGHLDAHDARDGRVLWRFQCGAGISGPAMTYALDGKQFLAVAAGGASFTKASGFGTGDALLVFALPD; from the coding sequence TTGCCGCGATCCCTCGGAACTGCCGCGCTGGCCTGCCTCGTGCAGGTCGCGTCCTTCGGCGCAGCATCCGCCGCCGAGACGCCCTGGCCCGCCTTCGGGCACGATTCCAGCAATCGCAACTTCTCCGAACTCACCCAGATCGACCGCGACAGCGTCGGCCGCCTGCGCCCCGCCTGGGTCTTCCAGACGGGCGTCACCGGCTACTTCCAGGCTCAGCCCGTGATGGTCGCTGGGACGCTCTACGTCTCCACGACGCAGAACAACGTCGCGGCACTGGACGCGCGCACCGGCCAGCCGATCTGGACCTACACGCACAAGGCGCGCACCGAGAAGATCTTCGGGCCGCCCTCGAACCGCGGACTGGCCGTTTCCGGGGGCCTCGTCTTCGAGGCGACCATGGACGGGCGGCTGATCGCCCTCGACGCGAAGACCGGGAAGATCGCCTGGGACAAGGAGGCGGTCCGGCCCGAGGAGGGCGAGAGCGAGACCGCCTCGGGCCTCGCGGCAACGCTCGGCGGCAAGCCCGTGCAGGGATCGAGCCGCCTCGGCTTCAAGATGCCCCCGCTGGTCGCCGAGGGGCTAGTGATCGTCGGCGTGACCGGCGCGGGCTACGGCCTCCACATCGAGGACGAGGCGGGCGGTCTCGACGGCGGCGCGGTGGTCGGGATCGAGGGCGGATATGGGCGGCGCGGCTGGCTCGCGGCCTACGACGCCATGACCGGCGAGGAGCGCTGGCGCTGGTACGTCACGCCGTCGGAGGGTTGGGAAGGCGGCTTCGCCGAGAAGACTGCGGATGGGACGCCACTCCACCGCGACATCGCCGCCGAGAAGGCAGCCGCACCGGCCAATCGCGACGCCTGGCGGGTCGGCGGCGGCTCCCTCTGGATGACGCCGGCCTACGACGCGGATCTCGGCCTGATCTACCTCGGGACCGGCAACCCGGCCCCGCAGAATTTCGGCCTCTCGCGACCGGGCGACAACCTCTACACGATGTGCCTCGTTGCCCTCGACGTGAAGACCGGCACGCTGCGCTGGTACTACCAGCAGGTGCCGCACGACGAGTGGGGCTACGACGTCGCCGCGCCGCCGTTTCTGCTCGACTTGCCAGGCGGCGCCAAGGCCGTGGCCTCGGCGAGCAAGACCGGCTGGATCTACGTCCACGACCGCGCGACGGGCCGGCTGATCGCGCGCTCGGCCCCGCTCATCGACCAGAAGAACCTGTTCTCCCCGCCGACGCCGCAGGGCACGGTGGTGGCGCCCGGTCCCCTCGGCGCCGTGTCGTGGCCGCCCACCGCCTATGACGGACGGCGCGCCTACGTGCAGGTCCGCCACGGGGCGACGACCTACACGGTGAAGACGGTGCCGGCGACCGCCGGGCGGCCGGAGATCCGCTACACCGAGACCGGCGAGGCCAGGGGCGAGCCGTCCTTCAGCACCCTGACGGCCGTCGATCTCGGCGATGGCGGCAAGATCGCCTGGTCGGTGCGGTCGGCGAGCCGGCTGTCGGGCGGCACGCTGGCGACCGCCGGCGGTCTCGTCTTCTCCGGCGAGGAGGATGGGCATCTAGACGCGCACGATGCGCGCGATGGCCGCGTGCTCTGGCGTTTCCAGTGCGGGGCCGGCATCAGCGGGCCGGCGATGACCTACGCCCTCGACGGCAAGCAGTTTCTGGCGGTCGCGGCGGGCGGCGCGTCGTTCACCAAGGCGTCAGGCTTCGGCACCGGCGACGCGCTCCTGGTCTTCGCGCTGCCCGATTGA
- a CDS encoding O-antigen ligase family protein, whose translation MASAGAATGIRVQERQRGTAARVVPDVLRVLLNGAVFVLLWNHIWLVDLSDRSILAASEEGSLLTQALFLSTGVAMVAAIHRIGFRHLRPLVTGPLVLCAVWLSGTALLSIEPSLSLRRLALFAIAALLSAGVLIVARSPRQLALTMAAAALVIVLSSYFAVALVPNLAIHSAFDVNSDPSHPGLWRGIFPQKNEAGAAMVILVIVGLYVARVASRVLGWSIVLLAAGFLIASGSKTAILLLPVILVITGLCQILTGGIMRTLLLLGPIVGFSLISIGSVLVPSIQDAVGALLTNATFTGRSEIWQFAIDNILVRPWRGWGLGAFWMTERTMYGGSEELTWVNTVDHAHNAYLDTALIGGLPFLALTVVAFVLAPVRDLQRVAGGTRLDAETMLFLRLWFLGLVSASFETVLYNGNNATCCMFMMAVFGLRLRTRYPIARD comes from the coding sequence ATGGCTTCTGCGGGCGCGGCAACCGGGATCCGGGTACAGGAGCGGCAGCGCGGCACCGCGGCGCGCGTCGTGCCGGACGTGCTGCGCGTTCTCCTGAACGGCGCGGTCTTCGTTCTCCTCTGGAACCACATCTGGCTCGTCGACCTGTCCGACCGGTCGATCCTGGCGGCCTCGGAGGAAGGCAGCCTTCTCACACAGGCGCTCTTTCTCTCGACCGGTGTCGCCATGGTTGCCGCCATCCATCGGATCGGTTTCCGGCACCTGCGGCCACTGGTGACAGGCCCGCTCGTGCTGTGCGCCGTCTGGCTGAGCGGGACGGCTCTTCTCTCCATCGAGCCGAGCCTGTCGCTGCGACGGCTGGCCCTGTTCGCCATCGCTGCCCTGCTCTCGGCTGGCGTGCTGATCGTGGCCCGCTCTCCGCGGCAGCTCGCCCTGACCATGGCCGCGGCCGCGCTGGTGATCGTGCTGTCGTCCTACTTCGCGGTCGCCCTCGTTCCGAACCTCGCCATCCATTCGGCCTTCGACGTCAATTCCGACCCGAGCCATCCGGGGCTCTGGCGCGGGATCTTTCCGCAGAAGAACGAGGCCGGTGCCGCCATGGTCATTCTGGTGATCGTCGGGCTCTACGTTGCGCGGGTGGCGAGCCGCGTCCTCGGCTGGAGCATCGTGCTGCTGGCCGCCGGATTCCTGATCGCCAGCGGCTCCAAGACCGCGATCCTGCTCCTGCCGGTGATCCTCGTGATCACCGGTCTCTGCCAGATCCTCACGGGCGGAATCATGCGGACGCTGCTGCTGCTCGGCCCGATCGTCGGATTCTCGCTGATCTCGATCGGCTCGGTCCTGGTGCCGTCGATCCAGGACGCGGTGGGGGCGCTCCTCACCAACGCCACCTTCACGGGCCGTAGCGAGATCTGGCAGTTCGCCATCGACAACATCCTGGTCCGCCCTTGGCGCGGCTGGGGGCTCGGGGCGTTCTGGATGACAGAGCGCACCATGTATGGCGGCTCCGAGGAGCTGACCTGGGTCAACACCGTCGACCACGCCCACAACGCCTATCTCGACACGGCTCTGATCGGGGGCCTGCCGTTCCTTGCGCTGACCGTGGTGGCGTTCGTGCTCGCGCCCGTGCGCGACCTTCAGCGCGTGGCGGGCGGAACCCGCCTCGACGCGGAGACGATGCTGTTCCTGCGGCTGTGGTTCCTGGGGCTGGTCTCGGCGTCGTTCGAGACGGTGCTGTACAACGGCAACAACGCCACCTGCTGCATGTTCATGATGGCGGTGTTCGGCCTGCGCTTGCGTACGCGCTACCCGATCGCCCGTGACTGA
- a CDS encoding alpha/beta hydrolase, whose product MTRLLTALASLLCLGLAAFGFTAASPLALFDAIGPRDPGGRLAAKDQPFGEGPRRQLDVYVPTAAAENAPVLVFFYGGSWQSGSKDDYAFVGHALAAQGFVTVLPDYRLYPDAPFPGFLEDGAAALAWVRDNITTFGGDPRRIVLAGHSAGAYNALMLGLDPRYVTAAGVDPKVIKAVAGLSGPYDFLPLDQDTTLKVFGDAPDKAATQPGTFVGPLSPPAFLATGDADTVVKPRHTVSLAAKLRAEHVPVQERLYPGLDHKDTLLALSVTFRSKAPELAEMASFLMRQSAGRSQYTMRR is encoded by the coding sequence ATGACACGTCTGCTTACCGCGCTGGCCAGCCTCCTCTGCCTCGGCCTCGCCGCGTTCGGCTTCACCGCCGCCTCGCCGCTTGCCCTGTTCGACGCGATCGGTCCGCGTGATCCGGGTGGCCGCCTCGCGGCAAAGGACCAGCCCTTCGGCGAGGGACCGCGGCGGCAGCTCGACGTCTACGTCCCGACGGCGGCCGCCGAGAACGCGCCCGTGCTGGTGTTCTTCTACGGCGGCTCCTGGCAGAGCGGCTCCAAGGACGACTATGCCTTCGTCGGGCACGCGCTCGCCGCGCAGGGCTTCGTCACCGTGCTGCCCGATTACCGGCTCTATCCCGACGCCCCGTTCCCGGGCTTCCTGGAGGACGGTGCGGCGGCCCTGGCCTGGGTGCGCGACAACATCACGACCTTCGGCGGCGACCCGCGCCGCATCGTGCTGGCCGGACACTCCGCGGGAGCCTACAACGCCCTGATGCTGGGCCTCGACCCGCGTTACGTGACCGCGGCCGGCGTCGATCCCAAGGTCATCAAGGCCGTCGCGGGCCTCTCGGGTCCCTACGACTTCCTGCCCCTCGACCAAGACACCACCCTCAAGGTTTTCGGGGACGCGCCCGACAAGGCCGCGACGCAGCCCGGGACCTTCGTCGGCCCGCTCTCGCCGCCCGCCTTCCTGGCGACCGGTGACGCCGACACGGTGGTGAAGCCCCGGCACACGGTCAGCCTAGCCGCCAAGCTGCGTGCCGAGCACGTTCCGGTCCAGGAGCGGCTCTATCCCGGGCTCGACCACAAGGACACGCTCCTGGCGCTGTCCGTGACCTTTCGCTCCAAGGCGCCCGAACTCGCCGAGATGGCGTCCTTCCTGATGCGGCAATCGGCCGGGCGCTCGCAGTACACGATGCGGCGCTGA
- a CDS encoding lytic transglycosylase domain-containing protein encodes MSRLRLGALLALLGFAVAHPAASAPSEGATETVEQALCRLIDESAKARGLPVPFLTRLIWRESSFRVGVVSPAGAQGVAQFMPGTARERGLLDPFDPEQAIPHAAHLLADLKRQFGNLGLAAAAYNGGATRVSKWLAGDGGLPAETRAYVAAITGVPADDWRTGPAKAIEYPEGGAPEKTEKPEKPEQKEAKTEAPQTCLQVTASLRIPARGDRFALGPNEGPAAPWGIQLAGNFSKALALQSFNRARSSYAGVIGEVRPMIIGTRLRNRGTRAFYRIRIPAQSRQAADGLCGRIRKVGGACIVLRT; translated from the coding sequence ATCTCACGCCTGCGCCTCGGCGCGCTGCTCGCCCTCCTCGGCTTCGCTGTCGCGCATCCGGCGGCCTCCGCCCCGTCGGAAGGGGCCACCGAGACCGTCGAGCAGGCGCTCTGCCGGCTGATCGACGAGTCCGCCAAGGCCCGCGGCCTGCCGGTGCCGTTCCTGACGCGGCTGATCTGGCGCGAGAGCAGCTTTCGCGTCGGCGTCGTGAGCCCCGCGGGCGCGCAGGGTGTGGCGCAGTTCATGCCCGGGACCGCGCGGGAGCGGGGTCTCCTCGACCCATTCGACCCGGAGCAGGCGATCCCGCACGCCGCCCACCTGCTGGCCGACCTGAAAAGGCAGTTCGGCAATCTCGGGCTGGCCGCGGCCGCCTATAACGGCGGCGCGACGCGGGTCAGCAAATGGCTCGCCGGGGACGGCGGGCTGCCTGCCGAGACCCGCGCCTACGTGGCTGCCATCACGGGCGTTCCGGCCGACGACTGGCGGACCGGCCCCGCCAAGGCGATCGAGTATCCGGAAGGCGGGGCGCCCGAGAAGACCGAGAAGCCGGAAAAGCCCGAGCAGAAGGAGGCGAAGACGGAGGCGCCCCAGACCTGCCTGCAGGTCACCGCCAGCCTGCGGATCCCGGCCCGCGGCGACCGCTTCGCGCTGGGACCCAATGAGGGTCCGGCGGCCCCCTGGGGCATCCAGCTCGCCGGCAATTTCTCCAAGGCGCTGGCCCTCCAGAGCTTCAACCGTGCCCGGAGCAGCTATGCGGGTGTGATCGGCGAGGTGCGGCCGATGATCATCGGGACGCGCCTGCGCAACCGCGGGACCCGCGCCTTCTACCGGATCCGCATCCCGGCGCAGAGCCGGCAGGCGGCCGACGGCCTGTGCGGCCGGATCCGGAAGGTCGGTGGCGCCTGCATCGTGCTGCGGACCTGA
- a CDS encoding CoA transferase produces MMEGAEAFAAQIWEALGGPPRVLDSLDITGTGALPSAFAVTELAGGSIGAAALALAAIAGARGPVRVDRRLAGLWFATSLRPEGWTVPAPWDPVAGDYATRDGWIRLHTNAPHHRAAAERVLGAQADRAGMARAVAGWAKTELEAAILAEGGCAAEMRGLSEWAAHPQGRAVTAEALVACAPASDRTESRWVPRPERPLAGLRVLDLTRVLAGPVATRFLAGFGADVLRIDPPDWNEAALEPEVTLGKSCARLDLRQNPDRATFEALLGRADVLVHGYRPGALDGLGYGEAARRALAPGLVEVCLDAYGWTGPWAGRRGFDSLVQMSCGIAQAGQDWRKAEAPVPLPVQALDHATGYMMAAAILRLLARRLSDGTGGRARLSLARTAALLVAAGPGAPDQPPVAEAADDRASEIEATAWGPARRLLPPATVPGAPMRWTRAARRLGDDAPAWAADRMD; encoded by the coding sequence ATGATGGAAGGCGCCGAGGCATTCGCCGCGCAGATCTGGGAGGCGCTCGGGGGACCGCCCCGCGTCCTCGACAGCCTCGACATCACCGGCACCGGCGCCCTGCCCTCCGCCTTTGCGGTCACGGAGCTGGCCGGCGGCTCGATCGGCGCAGCGGCGCTGGCGCTCGCGGCGATCGCGGGCGCGCGCGGACCGGTTCGCGTGGATCGAAGGCTCGCGGGGCTCTGGTTCGCGACCTCGCTGCGTCCGGAGGGCTGGACCGTGCCGGCGCCCTGGGATCCCGTCGCCGGCGACTACGCCACCCGGGACGGCTGGATCCGCCTCCACACCAACGCCCCGCACCACAGAGCCGCAGCCGAGCGGGTGCTCGGGGCGCAGGCGGATCGCGCCGGCATGGCCCGGGCGGTGGCCGGCTGGGCCAAGACCGAGCTGGAGGCCGCGATCCTGGCCGAGGGCGGCTGCGCCGCCGAGATGCGTGGGCTTTCCGAGTGGGCGGCGCATCCGCAGGGGCGCGCGGTGACGGCCGAGGCGCTGGTGGCCTGCGCGCCGGCCAGCGACCGGACGGAATCGCGCTGGGTGCCGCGTCCTGAGCGGCCGCTCGCGGGCCTGCGGGTGCTCGATCTGACGCGGGTGCTCGCCGGGCCGGTGGCGACGCGCTTCCTCGCGGGCTTCGGGGCCGACGTGCTGCGGATCGATCCGCCCGACTGGAACGAGGCCGCCCTTGAGCCGGAGGTGACGCTGGGCAAGAGTTGCGCCCGTCTCGACCTGCGCCAAAATCCCGACCGCGCGACATTCGAGGCGTTGCTCGGCAGGGCGGACGTGCTCGTCCACGGCTACCGGCCCGGCGCCCTGGACGGGCTCGGTTACGGCGAAGCGGCGCGGCGGGCGCTGGCGCCCGGCCTCGTCGAGGTCTGCCTCGACGCCTATGGCTGGACCGGCCCGTGGGCCGGACGGCGCGGCTTCGACAGCCTCGTTCAGATGAGCTGCGGCATCGCGCAGGCCGGGCAGGACTGGCGGAAGGCCGAAGCCCCGGTGCCTCTGCCCGTACAGGCCCTCGACCACGCGACCGGCTACATGATGGCCGCCGCGATCCTGCGGCTGCTGGCGCGCCGGCTCTCGGACGGAACCGGCGGCCGGGCCCGGCTCTCCCTCGCCCGGACGGCGGCGCTTCTGGTCGCTGCGGGGCCGGGAGCGCCCGACCAGCCACCCGTCGCCGAGGCGGCGGACGACCGCGCCTCGGAGATCGAGGCGACCGCCTGGGGCCCGGCGCGGCGCCTGTTGCCGCCCGCGACCGTGCCGGGCGCTCCGATGCGCTGGACCCGGGCGGCGCGCCGGCTCGGCGACGACGCCCCGGCCTGGGCGGCGGACCGGATGGATTGA
- a CDS encoding ABC transporter ATP-binding protein has product MSEAENQPLLAVEGLSVAFRSRAGETRAVDDIAFTIRRGETVALVGESGSGKSVTALAILRLLDGAARQDGRILFKGRDLAGLPERAMRDVRGADITMVFQEPMTSLNPLHTIERQIGEVLGLHRGLSGKAARRRILELLELVGLRDAERRMGAYPHELSGGQRQRVMIAMALACEPDLLVADEPTTALDVTVQAQILALLADLQKRLGMAMLFITHDLGIAERIADRVCVMLKGKIVEAGATGAVFANPQHEYTRRLIASEPKGRANPVPSDAPSLVEAGPLKVWFPLKTGLLRRVTGHVKAVDGVSLRVRAGETVGVVGESGSGKTTLGLALLRLTGSEGPIVFLGKAIDGYGVAQMRPLRKDMQVVFQDPYGSLSPRMSVADIVAEGLVVQGAVRSRAERRAVVSKALSDVGLDPAAMDRYPHEFSGGQRQRIAIARAIVLNPRFVVLDEPTSALDRSVQAQIVTLLRDLQRERGLAYLFISHDLKVVRALANYVVVMQNGRVVEEGPAETIFASPQTAYTQALFKAAFALDSDAPTELEPA; this is encoded by the coding sequence ATGTCAGAGGCCGAAAACCAGCCGCTCCTCGCCGTCGAGGGCTTGTCCGTCGCCTTCCGGTCCCGCGCGGGCGAGACGCGGGCGGTCGACGACATCGCCTTCACGATCCGCCGCGGGGAGACCGTGGCGCTGGTCGGCGAGTCCGGATCCGGCAAGTCGGTGACCGCGCTGGCGATCCTGCGTCTCCTCGACGGCGCGGCGCGCCAGGACGGCCGGATCCTGTTCAAGGGGCGCGACCTCGCCGGCCTGCCCGAGCGCGCGATGCGCGACGTGCGCGGCGCCGACATCACCATGGTGTTCCAGGAGCCGATGACGTCGCTCAACCCGCTCCACACGATCGAGCGGCAGATCGGCGAGGTGCTGGGCCTCCATCGCGGTCTCAGCGGCAAGGCGGCAAGGCGCCGGATCCTCGAACTCCTGGAGCTCGTGGGCCTGCGCGACGCCGAGCGCCGCATGGGCGCCTACCCGCACGAGCTCTCGGGCGGTCAGCGCCAGCGGGTGATGATCGCCATGGCGCTCGCCTGCGAGCCGGACCTGCTCGTCGCCGACGAGCCGACCACGGCGCTCGACGTCACCGTGCAGGCACAGATCCTGGCGCTGCTGGCCGATCTGCAGAAGCGCCTCGGCATGGCGATGCTGTTCATCACCCACGATCTCGGCATCGCCGAGCGGATTGCCGACCGGGTCTGCGTCATGCTGAAGGGCAAGATCGTGGAGGCCGGTGCGACCGGGGCGGTTTTCGCGAACCCGCAGCACGAGTACACCCGGCGCCTGATCGCCTCCGAGCCGAAGGGTCGGGCCAATCCCGTCCCGTCCGACGCCCCCTCGCTGGTCGAGGCCGGGCCGCTCAAGGTCTGGTTCCCGCTGAAGACCGGCCTGCTCCGGCGCGTCACCGGCCACGTCAAGGCGGTGGACGGGGTGTCCCTGCGGGTGCGGGCCGGCGAGACCGTGGGCGTCGTCGGCGAATCCGGCTCCGGCAAGACCACGCTCGGCCTCGCCCTGCTGCGCCTGACGGGCTCGGAGGGCCCGATCGTGTTCCTCGGCAAGGCGATCGACGGCTACGGCGTGGCGCAGATGCGGCCGCTGCGGAAGGACATGCAGGTGGTCTTCCAGGATCCCTACGGCTCGCTCTCGCCGCGCATGTCGGTGGCCGACATCGTCGCCGAAGGGCTGGTGGTTCAGGGCGCCGTGCGCTCCAGGGCCGAGCGCCGCGCCGTGGTGTCGAAGGCCCTCAGCGATGTCGGCCTCGACCCGGCCGCCATGGACCGCTACCCGCACGAGTTCTCCGGCGGCCAGCGCCAGCGCATCGCCATCGCCCGGGCCATCGTGCTCAATCCGCGCTTCGTCGTGCTCGACGAGCCGACCTCGGCTCTCGACCGCTCGGTCCAGGCCCAAATCGTGACCCTGCTGCGCGACCTCCAGCGCGAGCGCGGCCTCGCCTACCTGTTCATCAGCCACGACTTGAAGGTGGTCCGCGCGCTGGCGAACTACGTGGTGGTGATGCAGAACGGCCGGGTGGTCGAGGAGGGCCCGGCGGAGACGATCTTCGCGAGCCCGCAGACCGCCTACACGCAGGCCCTGTTCAAGGCCGCCTTCGCCCTCGACAGCGATGCGCCCACCGAGCTGGAGCCCGCCTGA
- a CDS encoding phosphopentomutase, with protein MARALLIVLDSVGIGGAPDAETYGDTGSDTLGHIADACMAGRGDRPGLRAGPLRLPHLAALGLGLAAAGASGRIPPGLAPDGAPRGAYGHAVETAAGKDTPSGHWEIAGLPLPEPWGHFPDTRPAFPPALTEALVAEAQLPGILGDRHAPGVAIIDALGAEHLRTGKPICYTSADSVFQIAAHEEAFGLERLYALCRTARRLCDPYRVCRVIARPFVGSAEAEFRRTSNRKDFAVAPPGRTLLDRAEAAGRAVVSVGKIGDIFAHRATGREIKPGPNAACLTAGLDALKDLPDGGLVFVNLVDFDTEHGHRRDVPGYAAELEAFDVRVPEILAALGPGDLAVITADHGNDPTWAGTDHTREQVPVLAFGPGVAGRAIGRQDTFADIGATVAAHLGLPWDGAGRPFL; from the coding sequence GTGGCGCGCGCGCTCCTCATCGTCCTCGATTCCGTCGGCATCGGCGGCGCCCCGGATGCCGAGACCTACGGCGATACCGGGTCCGACACGCTCGGGCACATCGCGGACGCCTGCATGGCGGGACGCGGCGATCGGCCCGGGCTGCGCGCCGGCCCGTTGCGGCTTCCGCATCTGGCCGCGCTCGGTCTCGGACTCGCGGCCGCCGGGGCGTCGGGCCGGATCCCGCCCGGCCTGGCACCGGATGGGGCGCCGCGCGGCGCCTACGGCCACGCCGTGGAGACGGCCGCCGGCAAGGACACGCCCTCGGGCCATTGGGAGATCGCCGGCCTGCCGTTGCCCGAGCCCTGGGGCCATTTTCCCGATACTCGGCCGGCCTTTCCCCCCGCGCTGACCGAGGCGCTCGTCGCGGAGGCGCAGCTGCCGGGCATCCTGGGCGATCGCCACGCGCCGGGCGTGGCGATCATCGACGCGCTCGGGGCCGAGCACCTGCGGACCGGCAAGCCGATCTGCTACACCTCGGCCGACAGCGTGTTCCAGATCGCCGCCCACGAGGAGGCGTTCGGGCTGGAGCGGCTCTACGCGCTGTGCCGCACCGCACGCCGGCTCTGCGATCCCTATCGGGTCTGCCGGGTCATCGCCCGGCCGTTCGTGGGCTCGGCGGAGGCGGAGTTCCGCCGGACGAGCAACCGCAAGGATTTCGCCGTGGCGCCGCCCGGCCGCACGCTGCTCGACCGGGCGGAGGCGGCGGGCCGCGCCGTGGTCAGCGTCGGCAAGATCGGCGACATCTTCGCCCACCGCGCCACGGGCCGCGAGATCAAGCCGGGCCCGAACGCCGCCTGCCTCACGGCCGGGCTCGACGCGCTCAAGGACCTGCCGGACGGCGGCCTCGTCTTCGTGAACCTCGTGGATTTCGACACGGAACACGGCCACCGCCGCGACGTGCCGGGTTACGCGGCGGAGCTGGAAGCCTTCGATGTCCGGGTCCCGGAGATCCTGGCGGCGCTCGGGCCCGGCGATCTCGCGGTGATCACCGCTGACCATGGCAACGACCCGACCTGGGCGGGCACCGACCACACCCGCGAGCAGGTGCCGGTCCTGGCCTTCGGTCCGGGGGTCGCCGGCCGCGCGATCGGGCGGCAGGACACCTTCGCGGATATCGGTGCCACAGTGGCGGCCCATCTCGGCCTGCCCTGGGACGGCGCCGGACGACCGTTCCTCTAG
- a CDS encoding DUF1192 domain-containing protein translates to MRDDDDRPRKAVAHEIGQPLDTLSLSDLDERVALLRAEIARIEAARAAKQAAQGAADAFFKRG, encoded by the coding sequence ATGCGGGACGATGACGACCGGCCGCGCAAGGCCGTCGCCCACGAGATCGGGCAGCCGCTGGACACGCTCTCGCTGTCGGATCTCGACGAGCGGGTCGCGCTCCTGCGGGCCGAGATCGCCCGGATCGAGGCGGCCCGGGCGGCCAAGCAGGCGGCGCAGGGCGCGGCCGACGCCTTCTTCAAGCGGGGCTGA
- a CDS encoding leucine-rich repeat-containing protein kinase family protein, which yields MDRTGTLAALRRGDLDGARELRLPDGLAGFPREVLDLADTLEVLDLGRGSLTTLPDDLGRLRRLRVLFGSGNPFSCLPPVLGDCPTLSQVGFRGCGIREVPPDSLPRDLRWLTLTDNQIARLPDTLGERPLLQKLMLAGNRVAALPDSLSAADNLELIRLSCNRFDALPAWLTRLPRLAWIAYAGNPAEPATEPAGAPRVPWAALTVGDLLGEGASGQVFRAVWTSPAGAQDAALKLFKGAMTSDGLPEREMEACLAAGTHPALTGALGRIAGHPDGAQGLLLRLLPQHWRVLAGPPSLASCSRDVYAPSLRLDPAQVLRIARSVTEAVAHLHGRGLLHGDVYAHNTLWDVATGAAVLSDLGAASALPAGETGSALMRVEVRAVGILIGELLDYCTAPPERLQSLARACTQADPARRPSLPEVIATIGRAT from the coding sequence TTGGACCGGACCGGAACGCTCGCCGCTCTTCGCCGCGGCGATCTCGACGGCGCCCGTGAGCTGCGCCTGCCCGACGGGCTCGCCGGATTCCCCCGGGAGGTGCTGGATCTCGCCGACACCCTCGAGGTTCTGGATCTCGGCCGCGGCAGCCTGACCACGCTGCCGGACGATCTCGGGCGCCTGAGGCGCCTGCGGGTGCTGTTCGGCTCCGGCAACCCCTTCTCTTGCCTGCCGCCGGTCCTGGGCGACTGCCCGACGCTGAGCCAAGTGGGCTTCCGGGGCTGCGGCATCCGGGAGGTTCCGCCGGACTCCCTGCCGCGTGACCTGCGCTGGCTGACCCTGACCGACAACCAGATCGCGCGCCTGCCCGACACGCTCGGGGAACGGCCGCTGCTGCAGAAGCTGATGCTCGCCGGCAACCGGGTCGCCGCGCTGCCCGACAGCCTGTCGGCGGCGGACAATCTCGAGCTGATCCGCCTGTCGTGCAACCGGTTCGACGCGCTCCCCGCCTGGCTGACGCGGCTGCCGCGCCTCGCCTGGATCGCCTATGCGGGCAATCCCGCGGAGCCGGCGACGGAGCCCGCCGGGGCGCCGCGCGTCCCGTGGGCCGCCCTGACGGTCGGCGATCTCCTCGGGGAAGGGGCCTCTGGGCAGGTGTTTCGGGCCGTGTGGACGAGCCCCGCCGGCGCGCAGGACGCGGCGCTCAAGCTGTTCAAGGGTGCGATGACCAGCGACGGGCTGCCCGAGCGCGAGATGGAAGCCTGCCTCGCTGCCGGGACGCATCCGGCGCTGACCGGCGCCCTCGGCCGGATCGCGGGACATCCGGACGGCGCGCAGGGGCTGCTCTTGCGGCTCCTGCCCCAGCACTGGCGCGTGCTCGCGGGTCCGCCGAGCCTCGCGAGCTGCAGCCGCGACGTCTACGCGCCGAGCCTGCGCCTCGACCCGGCGCAGGTCCTGCGCATCGCCCGTTCGGTGACGGAGGCGGTGGCGCACCTTCATGGCCGCGGCCTGCTCCACGGCGACGTCTACGCCCACAACACCCTCTGGGATGTCGCGACCGGTGCGGCGGTGCTCAGCGATCTCGGAGCGGCCTCGGCCCTGCCGGCGGGGGAGACCGGTTCGGCGCTGATGCGGGTCGAGGTGCGGGCCGTCGGCATCCTGATCGGGGAGTTGCTCGACTACTGCACCGCACCGCCGGAGAGACTGCAAAGTCTGGCACGGGCCTGCACGCAGGCCGATCCGGCGCGGCGGCCGAGCCTGCCAGAGGTCATCGCCACGATCGGGCGAGCGACCTGA